The following is a genomic window from Amphiura filiformis chromosome 4, Afil_fr2py, whole genome shotgun sequence.
TTGCGAGGAATGAAATTTTatgtttgtaaaatattgttcttttcttttatttcaaaatgcaggTTTCCAATGAGATGGACCTTATGGAGCTATCAGAAAGAGAAAGGAATGGAACATCCACACACTCACATGATATTAGACGTCGAGATACTCAACAGGATGAGGCTGTGGCACCATTTATATGGCAGACCTCATCACAGGTGAGTCGAAAataaaaactatttaaaaaaaaaacacaggaaAATGCTAGCTGAAACACATCACCTAATCACAACATATTTTGAGACAGATTGTGGCCAGTAGTGGCACCCGAATTGTTGTTTGAAAAAGTGGAAAgttgtgtaattttgggtttttactgaggGGTAGGGGAGATGGGGGTGGGCAAGAGTTATGACTGGGAGAACTTGCCCCATGCTACCGCCACTGTTAACTCCTTTCCATTTCAGTGGAATTCTAACACGACTTCTGATTTCTTGAAACGATAGTTAAATGCTATATGAATCCACATAGGCCTcatgatttattttgaaaatcaatattGCTGCAAAGTGGATCCAAAAACGATATTATGAAGCCACTAGACTTGTAATAGACTTACAATATACAAGTGATTTagttttacaaaatatattaattaaaaCATAATCTGTTTAGGTACGTCTAAAATTATGTGTTTGAATTGAGagggtttgtttgttttatgttgcagtataatgttgaaaattaaaattcaagTAAAAACTAACTTATATTGTCAATTTGCCTGTTTTCTTTTGCAGTCTGGTATGGAAAATAACTTTCTCCATGTTAGTGGCACTAAATCAGTCTTCTATGAAAGCGGTAAGATATGTAGAGTTATgaagggcggtcaataagttcgtagaacatgATCTAACTTTGTCATGGGTAATGactttggtctcatttgaaagcttgttcctgcACAACAGTActgcaaaaataataaattttttgtttttagtgtatatgggcaggacacgcTGCAGCTAGGGCTACCTCCCTAAATTCAGTTTGTCAAACAATGAAGTTGCCATTCATAAGAGAGGCATGAGATAACTCCAGCAACCATATTTTTGTGGTCCATACCATCCATGCATGGtatccagttagtgaaacctatttggGGAAATAACTGGAGGGCTCTTGCACCTGAGCCTGTAAATTTCAGGTTTTatcaatttaattttaaattcctgTGCTACAAAAACTGtaggttaaggtggtactacaccttgATAAATCTGTGACTATATCGCTAGAATGTACCCacataatgaaccgcttgtcttgaatcactgaaattggatttcttgcccctataacatacataacttttgttaccagtgtgtagttattttttgagaaaaatgcgaaattagtcacaaaatttatcagggggtgtaataCCAAAAGGAATTATCTTTCATAatatgttttaaaatgagtttacttcactttaaagtaaataaataggcctatatataaataaataaaaatatcatatttttctaTTCTAATTTGCAGATCAATGGATCACATGGGTTAGTGAAGAAGATCCCTACAACAGTCTATCCCGCCAGAATATGCCCTTCAAGCAAGACAAATTCATCATCATCCCCAAGCCAGGGTTCTACTACATCTACACTCAGGTAACATATGCTGATAACATCGCCCCAACCAGTGGTGCATTTAGGGTTGGGCATGAGGTTATCCGTCAGTCTCACTGTGGACATGGAGCAGAAGAGACTCTGTTAACATCTTGGATAACACAAAGGTAAGTACCAACACTATgatccacaatggcctcatcccaatggcatagtacaataacctcaagtaaacaatcatagtgcaaaatttgacctcaagttgcagagtatgagtttttgtacattttcaaaggtcaatcaatgaatgtacatatgtatcgggggttaaagaactgtgcacaattagatgagaatgttttggatcctagtccAAGCAGTCTTTCACTAATAGGAAATGAAGGGTAACGCCAATCCTGGATAatggccattccatttgaaatccatactccccttatggaagacatgaccttaatctccagcACAGGgactgtacatttcaaatggagtcacccattcaagcaaccccatttgaaattcatactccctgtgtggaagattaaggttgtgtcttccattgggctgtatggatttcaactggtatagcccaatgTAGTATCCTTTATGCCCCTATGGAAtatacaaccttaatcttccatgcagggagtgtgaatttcaaatggggtaacctgtatgggcgactccatttgaaatctacaccccacatTCTATTACCCCAAAATATCATAAGTTAATAAAAAGCAAATATCACCCTTTGCAAAGaaaaattcaccttttcggtaaatcccaaaaGCCTTCGTTACATGCACTTCACAGCTTTCAAATGCTCAGTAATggtgttcgctaaacgatgtgcacatcagcGTTATGTCAAATGAGACATTTCAGGTATAACCGGAAAGGATCATGGGATTTACCAAAACAGGTGAATTGAAAGAGTAAGGCATAGGGCATAATATGCAAATCACAATGTACTCATTTGGCTAATTCCTCTACAATTTGCTCCAATCATTTTACAGGCGTAACCAGACAGTTGATGACAATGCTTTTGATTCAACTCATATGGGAGGCACCTTCTACCTGTCTACCAATGATCGTGTTGGAGTACGAATGAAAAAAGACTCTGCTATGATGTCCAAGTTAGCCAGCAACCCACCTTCCCTGTGTAATTTTGGTGCTTTCACCGTTATGCCTGATACTAGTGAGCGTATTGATAACACATGCTGCTGTCTGGATGCGTAAAGGATGAGAACAGACTTTTAGCAATGAATTGGACTCAACTTGACTCAAATAAATGTAAGACCCCGAGTGTAAGACTTGTGTGCAGTCTTTGGCCCCAGATGTGCTAACTTCAACTTCAACAAAAAACTCAATTGGAACTCAACAGCTCACCTATATGATCTTGGTGATGATCCAATACACAACTGGGAATCCATCAGTggtgttattttaattttaattttaacttaTATAGTGCAATTTTAAATAAGTATTTGATGTTTCAAGTTTTTGAGCAATTCAACTACTTGATGAAAATGTTCATGACTGTATATAGTCCATGGACCAGAGGAGTTACCACTACCTTAGAAGGATAGCAACAAATTTGTTACCAGAATGTGGCAATACATTTGTAGTAAATGCAACAGTTGTAAAAAACTCTTAGTAAATGTGTAGATTCATTGGTATTCAATATCTTTAGTTTAGTATTAGGGATAGTAACAAATTAAACAAGCAAACTAAATACTGCTAAATACATTCTTTGTTTGATAATGTCAAATTGGTaagcaaaattttaaaagatGTATTGTTAAATTTTGTTCATTGATGAGTTTGAGAAAAGTTTGAGAAACTAAAACATAAAATCTGTTTGTTTTCTGTGGAATTGAAGGCCCATTCAGCAATTTACTTATTTAGAAGATCGTAAATctcatcaaaattaagatttttacACCTTTTGTATTTatatctaaaaaataaaaaagtgtttTGCAATTTAGTTTTCAAACCTACACAGGAAACAAACTATTTTTGATGTTAGCCTTAGGATGTTGATTATATTCAATTTGAACTTTCACATATTCTTAAAATAAATTACTCATTGGAAATTCTATACTTTAATGAAACTGACATCAAAATTGAATCCTTTTGTTTCTGAGAAATGGATACTAAAACAAAAGATATGACATGCTTGTtttggtcatatcttgaaatcaattttcccccaaaacatcAAACTTTTTGGCtttgattgcatcacattatTTATACCATGGGCATCATTTTGAGTACAAAATGGGCAGTTTTTCACATTCCACCACTGAAAAGTGTGACAGTATTGTATTTTTTAAACTGccattttatttatatatgttTCTGAAATTTC
Proteins encoded in this region:
- the LOC140149881 gene encoding CD40 ligand-like, whose translation is MENNFLHVSGTKSVFYESDQWITWVSEEDPYNSLSRQNMPFKQDKFIIIPKPGFYYIYTQVTYADNIAPTSGAFRVGHEVIRQSHCGHGAEETLLTSWITQRRNQTVDDNAFDSTHMGGTFYLSTNDRVGVRMKKDSAMMSKLASNPPSLCNFGAFTVMPDTSERIDNTCCCLDA